The genomic window CAGCAACAATGCAGTCAAAAAACAGATGTTGGATAGTTTCGGGTTCACAGCAAAAGACACAGGACATGTCCTCAACATGCCTACGCTTAGCTAAGTTATCTCTGGTTAAACTTTTGTTGTAATAAATCAGCCAAAGAAAAACATGTATATTCGGGGGAACCTTGATTTTCCATATATCATCTCTAATGACAGAAGGAATCCCTCCAAAGTTTGAAGGAATCCCTCCAAACATGTATGTTCTAACAAGTACTCTGTCAAGTCCTTCTATAAGCTAATTAACTTTGGGAGCTCGAGACAGAGCAAATTCAGGCAAGGGATTCCTTCTGTCATTAGAGATGATATATGAAAATCAAGGTTCCCTAACAAATTATATTTGTAATTAAATTTGCTCTGTCTCGAGCTCCCAAAGTTAATTAGCTTTATAATTTGGTCTTGGCGTTTGGCACGGCTCCTTGCCTGAATTTGCTCTGTCTCGAGCTCTCAAGGAGCCATGCCAAACGCCAAGACCAAATTATAAAGTGGAATTCTTATATGTCCTATTCCCAGTAAAAGACATTTCTTCAAGCTGAGCacatcgcgcacacacacacacacacacacaaattcaGTACTACGACTAGACAATCTGAACTCTGAACGCATGCTGTGACATCTGAGCCGGTCCCCTACAAGCAGATCTCAGTCCTGTATCTAAAATCTTGGAAGCAAACATTATTAGACTATATCTGCATGTCATATCTCTGGCCGACCAATATCTATTCTATTCCAACCTGCCATATCTTCTCTTCAGTCCTCCAGCCACACTTGGAACGTTCTTTCTCTATCTTTCACTTGTAGTTTTCCTTTCATGGTGCATGCACACTCTATAACTGGCCAGACAAGCCTCGCCCCGGGTCATACCTCGACAGCAGCCGCCTCTGTCCAAACGCCACAGAACAAACACCAACAGATGGAAGTCAATTGCCATTGTACATGGTAAGTTGGTAGCTGAATACTTACCTTCAGTAGTGCAATTTTCAGAGAAGGGAGGGGGAGTTCAGAGTAGATCACTCACGATGGGCTCAAACTGAGGCGCTGTCAGGTTCGTCTCGAGGTTCCTTAGCACCAGCAGGATCTGCTGGGCGTGACGGAGCTCTCTTAGTTTGCAGCAGAGAAGGGGATACTGAATATTGCGAATGATCATACATACTGAAGAAAGTAACTAAAAGTGAAGTACTGAAGCACTGACCGTCTTGACTGTGATGCCATCCATGTCCTTGAGTTTCTGCAGGTGGGCCTCGATGCGGCACGGCGTGGCCGGGTCGAATATGTCGCCGATGAACCGGTATACCCGCGCGAAATGCATGTCGTCTGCAAGAACGTACGGCACCAGGAAATTTTGAAATGGGATTCAGAGAACAAATTTAACCATCGTGAGACAAAAGATGACATGTTTACCTGGCGACAATGGGAGCGGAATCGTCTCGTCCTCTGCATCGGCGATGGCCGACGCTTCGCCTGTGCTGCCCGTGCCAGTCCAGTCCATGCCCGTGTCATCGAAGCTCGGCGTCCCCATGAATGAGCTGCCACCTAAGTAAATATGAAACAGAAGTTATAACTATGGTGTTTTCGTTGCAACTCTGTGCGTGCGCGTGTGGAAATGGAAAAAAAGCTCAGAAGAATACCTGGATGTGTTGATGCAGATGGTTCGGTCTGGCTCCCTGCACCTCCATGGCTCACCCAGGCTGAAGTGCCTGAACTGCCCGCCCAGTCCAAGTTCTGCATGTCTGAACCACACACAGAGCACACTCCCATGTTAGATCAATTAAGAAGCAGAGTGAATCAGAGGTTCAGAACGCTGAGCCCAGAAAGTGGAGACGGGAGGCAGAGTCACTTGCCACTGGATGCTGGAAGGTTTCCTGGTCCCGGAAAGCTCCAGCCGATGGAATCCTGAACAGCGCCGGTCGGATAATGCTGCGGCTGTCCGTGCAGCACTGCCGTCCCGTCGGCCGGCGAGGTCTGCTGCCGCGACAGGGCGAGCCTGCGGCTCGggtgctgcggcggcggcagcccgGCGGCCAGGCCCAGCCTCTGGACCTTGAGGAAGTACTTCTGGGCGTGGCTGCGTATCTGCAGCGCACAATGTTCCATCTCATTTCTTACAATCCTTGCATTTCTCGAATCGTCAGAACGCAAGATTGGCATTGAACTTACCTGCACCGCGGTCTTGGTGCGGACGTGCTCCTCGATCTTCTTCCAGTCGCGGCCGAACCAGGAAAAGCGCACAAAATGGCCAGTTGATTCAGCGAGGAGTCGAAGTTTCAGACTTACTAGCTTGTTCAGAGACGCAGAGTGATCACCTGAGGAGGGCGTCGAGGAAGCGCTCGTGCTCCTCGGGGCACCACCGCTCCCTGGGCCGGGTGATGGTGTAGGGCTTCCTcgccttcttccccggcgacgacgacgaccccTCGCCGCTTCCTCCCCTCTCCGCCATGATCCACCAGACCAACAGGCTAGCTAGCTAGGTCCCTTGTGCTGCTGGCCGCTCTCGATGCCCAAGCTAGCTAGCGCGACACCGCGTACTTGTATATATAGACTCCGCCACccacgcacgcgcgcgcgcgcgcggccCCGCGTAAACCCATTTTGTCCTCTGGGTTTTTTACACTGATCGGCGGCCATTGTTGTGCCACGAGGTGGAGCTATTCTTGGCGGCCAGAGAATTAGGCCGGCGAGGCGAGTAGCGCGTACAGTTGGCGCTTGCATGGATGTGGCGGGGCTGCATGCGGGCTGGTGCAAGTGAGCGGCCGGGCCTCGGTGGTGTCGCCTGACGGCGACGTGGCCTTCCTCGGCGGTGTAGGCGCGGGACAGCGCGTACGGGGACGCTTATCCTATTGCTATCCCTCCCGGGTTCTTTCCGTTTTGGGAGGGCAGAGTCGGCAGCGCACGGTAGGGTTTCGCCTCGCGCGCGGGGGGCAGGCACGGTTCGTTTCTCTTTTTGGCGGGCGGACAGACACGGTTCGGCGCAGAGTCCACGACACGAGACTGGCCGCCGACGAACACGGCGACGTGGCCTCTTCCTCTCCTtgcgtcctcctcctcgaccaggTGTAAGCAGCCGAGCGCCTCCGAACCTTCTTCCAATATCCAGCTTCGCCGAAAACATGTCCATCCATTTCAAAATAAATGTCTTAACTTTATACTGTATTAATTTTAAAATAAAATTGTCTtaactttgtactccctccgtccaggtgtatTGGGCATCTTAGCGATTTTAGAATTTTCAAATGAGTAAGACGCGAAGGAATTAAATCAGCCTCGTATCACTCCCGTGCCTCGTTCGCTTCACCCTCATGCACAAGTTTTCAATCTTATGGGCAATAACTCTGGTTGCATGCGTTTCGTGCTGCATGTTGATTGGTAAGGTGAAGGAATTGCAATCAATTAGCTCAGCTTACAAGATTTTTAATGCTAATTATATCCAATAAAACGGTCAATCCAATCACACCTAGATCATGGTGCAGCTCCTTAGGCGCCCAATacatctggacggagggagtactgtgtTAATTTTAGAATAAAATTGTATTATTAAACTTGAGATGTTTATTTTGAGACTATGTTGCCTGGTGTCTGGCTTTACCGCGGTCGGTCTAACACGCGCTTATTCACTGCGGTGTCACGCCAAGCTCGATCGAGTCGGCAAAGATATACCTCGCGTCAATTCGGCCGGTGCAACCAAGCCTTGTCTTTTCAACGCGTCCCTCGGGCCGCGGTAAATGGTTAGGTACAAAGGGTCCCATCACCCCCTGGACAAAGCTAGCTACGTGCCAGAAAGGGGCTTGTTTTTGGCGCCAAGCCGAGACCGAGAGGTGATACAGCTGATGAACTGGTACACACGTACTTGCGTTTACGTGCCATGTCCTCATCAGAGAATCCCAGGATGGAACAGCACGTCTTACACGTTGTCGATCGGGTTTGGCCGGCGAACCAATATAGCTCATGTGTTCGTCGTGACGGCCGTGCGGCGAGCCGGCCGGAGTTTAGGGCACGTGCACGTTTCTATTCAGCACGTACGTTCGGATAAGGAATGGTTTGAGCAGGATTAATGTCGCTCGCATCACGCACGTGTTTCTAATGGCAGGAAGATATGCAGGCATGCAAGAACGGAGGAACCCCAAAAAAAAGATGCATGTGCGAGTTTAAGTTTTCTAGGGGTATTGTGAGTTTAAGTGAATTAATAACCTTGAACGttcgatttttattttatttttgggcacAACACTTTAAGTTTTATGATTAATGTTCATGGGAATATAAAAGGGATCATGGGGCTGGCCAAGCCATGTAGGCAAACACCTTTTTATCGGTTCTGGTATATACCGGCGCTGCATCCACCGTCCAAATACTTTATGATCTGTGCCCAAGCGAGACCATTAATATGTATAACCCATATTCGTGGCAGCCCATCTCTCATATTCTCTGCAAAAACGTACGACTAGGTCCATTAGAAGTGCATGCATATAGCAGAATAAAATATATTGTCTCTCTCCGCTCCCGCGCAACAAACATACTTTTATTCATACATATGAGTGAAATCAGTTTTCTAAAAGAAGTGAAATTGGTATTTTGAATTGAGTGAAACCTGTTTTCCAtacatatgattttttttctgaaataaGTGAAATAGGGTTTTCGAATTCAGTGACACCAATTCTATGAAGTGAGTGAAATCATTGTTTGAATGAGTGAAATTGTTTCCAAACGAGGAAATATAATTTTTGAAACGAGCGGAATCTGTTTTATGAAGCGAGCGAATTTGTTTAAATGAGCGAAATAAATTTTGAAATTGATGAAAGAGTCAAAAGCACTTTTATGAAATGGCGGAACAATCTTATGTTTTATGAAAGTTATTTcaaagataattgaaataaaaaaacaaaaatagtgaAATGTCTGAAATAGGTTatttaaaatatgtgaaattgacTATTTCAAACACGTCTAAATTGTAGCGTTGCAATCCACATATTTCACTCAAAAAATATAGTGTGTTTGTCAAGTTGCCTATTCCACAGCGTCAAAATATGTGAAATTGGTTATTTGAAATATGAGAATTTGGTTGTTTCACTGTGCGGAATTTATTATTAAGAATATATTAAACTTCTATTTCACTAATATATCAAATATATCCGTGTCTTTGTGAGTTCCATATTCCAGTTTGTGAAGACGAGCGAAACACTAGAATTTTTTTATAAAATAGTTAAGCAATCTAATGTTTTATGAAAGTGATTTCAAAGATAAttgaaatatataaaataaaatatatttcaAGCATATCCAAAATTGATCTTGTTCTGAAGGTCTTGTCACCGCGAATTCAAATATACAAAAAGTTGCATTTGGTTCAAAAAATATGAATCATTAAAACATGAGGATGAAAATAAAATGCATGCCTTATGTATGGCGTtagagaatgcatgcatgcatcgttcTCTCcactctaactctctctctctctctctctctctcttctgtaaAAGCTGATAATATTTGACACTAGtacatgtattgctatgtgtaTTGCTAGTACAAAATAGAGTATAAAACCAGCACAGATCTTGACAATAGTGCCGGATGGTGGATTGCGCGCCAGTACATACCGGCACCGGTAAAATTACTTATTTGAAGCCATATATGCCTTCCTTCTCATGGACAAAATTACAGAGAGTAAAGGTAGGCCTAGCAGCTACAATCTCTTTGATGATTGCTTCATACTTCCCTCTTGTCAAGGCATCAACGTCACTGATTCTATATTAGGCACCAAAATAAATGTTGATGATCTTTCATCTTGGAACAATTTTGTAAATATTGTGTCACCGACGCACTTTAAGTGAACAAATTATGTTTGTATATTTACAAGTCAAGAGGCGAATATTATTCTACAATGATAAAAATGGTATTTGTATGGTACCCTAACACATTTATTTTTTCCTTAAATTGTTAGTCGTATGGTAATCCCTAACACATTAATATGTTCCTTGAAATTTCTAGTAGTGGAAATGCACTGGTGATGACCAGTAATCTCAATCATGTTACAACTATAAGTTTCACTATCTTCATATTGTATTCCCCAAGCAAGGTCGACACTATACGTGAGAATGGGCAGCCCAAACCTGGCGGTCCGTGCTCGGGCTCCTCTTTGTCATCCAAACTCCAACATAAAATATGAAAATAGCTATTACCGGATTTTCCAATTTGGCACTCAAAATAGAACTCATCCGGTACCTTCCTCCATCCccctatctatacctactaataaaagaaatagatattcttagtccgtcatgctATTGTAGAAAACCTCATAATATTTCTGACGTTAAACCCGTAatacatatcaaatgttttttttaaatactcatatcttctaaaccgtaactccaaatttaacatgttatatatggaatttgattagaaaaatatgtagaatctaaatatgatgttattttatctGTACaatttaaaagaaaaaaaattactatGTAGGCTGCAATGTTAATCAACAATGCATTATCCGTCTTTTCTTCATACCGATATTGATTCAGATTGGGGATGAATACCTAAGCAAAATCAGGATTGGACATGAAATTGAAGATAAATTTGCTAGAGGCACACAATAAATAAGTACATGCATGAAAAGAAATAAAAGACGGACCCAATAAAGATGGGATGTCcgctataaaataaataaaagagaaaatgcagaggagatcggataaagatgagatgttgcgctattctcctatatataagaagaaaaaagagaggacatgcatgaaaaaaagtaaaaaggaagcatgcatgacaaaaaataaaataaaagacaagtttgataagatataaatattgatgatatagggTCCAATACCTATGACTTGTATGGCAAGAAATAGTGATTAAATAGGGGCGCAAGTACCTGCGTCAACAGGAGACCATACAAAATTGTTCTTTTGCAGACAAAAAAAAATCTTCTTTTATGATTAAAAAATCTTGTATCTTTTTAGCAACCTTTTTAACAAAccttcatgtatttaagaaatagctacaaattctcagattatagaatattttttgtaaattaagagcTTATGGtatttttctctcccgttgcaacgcacgggcctttttgctagtgtCTCACTTATAGCGAGATGTATATTTTTAATtgagcatttgaaaaaatgtgaacaagtatttgaaaaatattaatcatgcatttaaaaaatgttaataaagcatttTAAAAACAagaaaatgtgtatagaaaaattttggtcatgtattagaaaatgtttatcttgcatttgaaaaaaaaatctaatcAAGCATGTGAAAAATACTAAATGTGTATAGGAAAAACATCGACCATGTATTAAAAGaaggttaatcaagcatttgaaaatgttaaaatgTGTGCAGAATTTTTTATGACCATTTATTAAATAAATTTAAATACAAAGTACTAATTAGTCATTTGATAAATGTTTAAAATGTGGATAGAAAAAAGTTGAtagtgtattaaaaaatgttaaacatgtatttaaAAAGTGATGAACATATATTAGAAAAATGTTCTGCACACATATGAAAAATATAGAATGAAAAccaaacgaaacaaaggaaagcaaaaaaaataacgCAAACCTAAAATGAAACAAatgaaacaaaaaaacagaaaacagaagtaACAAGTGCAAAGGAAAGGAAAGCAATGAATACCCATAAAAACGAAAGAATACTTTTGAAAACCAAGAAAGTAAGAAAACCGTAAAAGAAGAAAAatgggaaagaaaagaaaaactgaaatAAGCATGAAAGAAACAGAGAGAAAGAAAAACCAATAAAATGAAGTACAACaacaaaacaaataaatcaaaagaaaaccAGAGGCACTTTCAAAAAGAAAACAGAGAAGaaataagaaaaccaaacaaaaaataaaaacgaACAAACGAGTAAACATGTTATTGGCCGCCCTATAAGTGTGCGCCAGGAAAGCATTCAGGCGAGACGGATGCTAGTCTCGCTGCGTGCATACCTGGCGCATATCCCCTCCTGCGAACACACTTTCAAAAGGCTGCCCCATGTAAACTTTCATTTCAACCGGTTTTGCGAAACTTCCAGACAGATGTTCTATTTCTGTGTTTTTACTCGGTTTTGTCATTTGttctcccttttttatttttttattaatgTTTTTGatttttcttcaaaaaataatTCAAATATGTGACAGTTTTTAAATTCAATTGTATTTGTTTACATTCGTGTTTCCT from Triticum aestivum cultivar Chinese Spring chromosome 3B, IWGSC CS RefSeq v2.1, whole genome shotgun sequence includes these protein-coding regions:
- the LOC123065091 gene encoding protein REVEILLE 4, with product MAERGGSGEGSSSSPGKKARKPYTITRPRERWCPEEHERFLDALLRFGRDWKKIEEHVRTKTAVQIRSHAQKYFLKVQRLGLAAGLPPPQHPSRRLALSRQQTSPADGTAVLHGQPQHYPTDMQNLDWAGSSGTSAWVSHGGAGSQTEPSASTHPGGSSFMGTPSFDDTGMDWTGTGSTGEASAIADAEDETIPLPLSPDDMHFARVYRFIGDIFDPATPCRIEAHLQKLKDMDGITVKTILLVLRNLETNLTAPQFEPIKCLLLIIGNIRISLYNFALAFGKAPCLDMLCVEPSELDVLPCWLGKTPAHSGRSEAGWAWLLNGVYFSGHTLFAGPNKLWKFHLGPNEQWPRVL